The Halalkalicoccus tibetensis genome contains the following window.
CGTATGCAGGGAGACGTCCTCTCCGTACGGAAGACGCCCGTCTCACGGCCCGTACTCGGAATCGCTCCCGGGAACGGGAGCGAGGGGAACGGTTTCCGACCGTTTCCGGGCGACAGCGACCGATCCCGGTCGGGCGACCGGTCTCCATGGCAAGGTCTTAGTCTTCGGGGTAACCGGTTGGTCCATGGCGGATACTTCGGCGGACGTTCAGCGGACCCTCGCCACCTCGACGGCCCCGGGCGACGAGTTCCGGGCGCTCCCCTGGCCACGCCAGCGGGAGGTGTTCTTCCAGCTCCCCGACTCCGTTCGACGGAGCGTCGTCGAGGACCTGACGCGCGAGCAGCTCCAGGGCTTCGTCCGACGGCTCGACCCGGACGAGGCGACCGACGTCCTCGCGCTCGCCGACGAGGACCGCCAGGAGGAGATCCTCCGCCGGCTCGACGACGACCGCCGGGAGCGCATCGAGTTCCTCCTCGAGTTCGACCCCGAGAGCGCCGCGGGGCTCATGCATCTCGACTACGTCACGGTCGGGAGCCAGCGAAGCTTCGAGGAGGTGACCGAGCGCGTGCGTCGGTACGAGGACCGAACGGACCGGTTCCCCACGGTCTTCGTCATGGAGGGGGGACGGCTCCTGGGCGAGCTACCCGGACAGGCGTTGGCGACGACGACCGGTTCCGAAGCGATCACCGACTACGTCCACGACACGCCGACCGCCGACTTCGACGACGAGCAGGAGGAGGTCATCGAGGTGTTCCGGGCGAACCCCGAGAGCTCGGTCGCGGTCCTCGATCGCGAGGAGGGAGAGGATACGGTTCTGGGAGTCATCTACGCGGAGGACCTCCTCCGGGTCCTCGAGAAGGAGGCGAGCAGGACCCTCTACGAGTTCACGGGCGTCACCGAGGAGGAGAGCATCCTCGACGGCCCCCTCTCGAAGGTCCGGAACCGGTATAAGTGGCTGATCGTCAACCTCGGGACGGCGTTTCTGGCGGCGGCCGTCGTCGGGCTGTTCGAGGACACCATCGCCGCGTTCACGCTGCTCGCCGTCTACATGCCGGTCGTCGCCGGGATGGGCGGGAACGCGGGAACGCAATCGATGGCGGTGACGGTCCGCGGGCTCGCGTTCGATCAGGTCTCGCTGTCGACCGGCGGGCGCGCCGTCCTCAACGAGATCATCGCCGGGGCCGCCAACGGGGCGATCACCGGGCTGTTGGTCGCGGCGATCGCGACGGTGTTCAACCAGAGCCCGCTGTTGGGTCTCGTTCTCGGCACTTCGATGGTGCTGAACCTCGTCATCGCCGGGTTCTTCGGAACGATCATCCCACTGCTCCTCGACCGGGCCGGGACCGATCCGGCGACCTCGGCGACGATCTTCATCACGACCGCGACGGACGTGCTCGGGTTCTTCATCTTCCTGGGGCTGGCACAGGTGATCCTCG
Protein-coding sequences here:
- a CDS encoding magnesium transporter, whose translation is MADTSADVQRTLATSTAPGDEFRALPWPRQREVFFQLPDSVRRSVVEDLTREQLQGFVRRLDPDEATDVLALADEDRQEEILRRLDDDRRERIEFLLEFDPESAAGLMHLDYVTVGSQRSFEEVTERVRRYEDRTDRFPTVFVMEGGRLLGELPGQALATTTGSEAITDYVHDTPTADFDDEQEEVIEVFRANPESSVAVLDREEGEDTVLGVIYAEDLLRVLEKEASRTLYEFTGVTEEESILDGPLSKVRNRYKWLIVNLGTAFLAAAVVGLFEDTIAAFTLLAVYMPVVAGMGGNAGTQSMAVTVRGLAFDQVSLSTGGRAVLNEIIAGAANGAITGLLVAAIATVFNQSPLLGLVLGTSMVLNLVIAGFFGTIIPLLLDRAGTDPATSATIFITTATDVLGFFIFLGLAQVILGI